Proteins encoded in a region of the Vicia villosa cultivar HV-30 ecotype Madison, WI linkage group LG5, Vvil1.0, whole genome shotgun sequence genome:
- the LOC131602949 gene encoding cysteine-rich receptor-like protein kinase 43 isoform X2 gives MSSSHHSRRDKSHTFLHSFLKHFKFGSTTEENNEAEIQRMASREQKIFSYETLVSATKNFSAKLGEGGFGPVYKGKLSDGREIAVKKLSQTSNQGKKEFMNEAKLLARVQHRNVVDLLGYCVHGTEKLLVYEYLPHESLDKFLFKPDKREQLDWQRRFGIITGVAKGLLYLHEDAHQCIIHRDIKASNVLLADKWTPKIADFGMARLFPEDQSQVNTRVAGTNGYMAPEYMMHGRLSVKADVFSYGVLVLELITGQRNSSFNLDVEEQNLFDWAYKMYKKGKCLEIVDTTLVSTAITEQVAMCIQLALLCIQGDPQLRPTMRRVVVMLSRKSPHTHMEEPTRPGIPGSRYRRPPRNSGLSSTIGSTSGGVSYSQSSDSSKNGRSSTSTLSRTVTGTSSATAELDTRGKRPMKD, from the exons ATGAGCAGCAGCCACCACAGCCGTAGGGACAAATCCCATACCTTTCTTCACAGttttctcaaacacttcaaattCGGTTCCACTACAG AAGAAAACAATGAAGCTGAGATACAAAGAATGGCTTCACGAGAACAGAAGATATTTTCATATGAAACCCTTGTTTCTGCCACCAAAAATTTTAGTGCTAAGTTAGGTGAAGGAGGTTTTGGACCTGTCTACAAG GGGAAATTGAGTGATGGTAGAGAAATTGCTGTGAAGAAATTATCACAGACATCAAATCAAGGGAAGAAGGAGTTCATGAATGAGGCAAAGTTGTTAGCTCGTGTGCAACATAGGAATGTGGTGGATTTGTTGGGTTATTGTGTTCATGGCACAGAGAAGCTACTTGTTTATGAGTATCTTCCTCATGAAAGCCTTGACAAGTTTCTATTCA AACCTGATAAGAGAGAGCAGCTTGATTGGCAACGTAGGTTTGGAATAATCACTGGCGTGGCAAAGGGATTACTCTATCTCCACGAAGATGCGCACCAATGCATAATTCACCGTGACATCAAGGCCAGTAACGTATTGCTTGCTGACAAATGGACGCCCAAGATTGCTGATTTTGGTATGGCACGTCTCTTCCCCGAAGATCAAAGTCAAGTCAATACACGTGTGGCTGGAACAAA TGGATATATGGCGCCGGAATATATGATGCACGGAAGACTCTCCGTCAAGGCGGACGTGTTTAGCTATGGAGTTTTGGTATTAGAGTTGATCACTGGCCAAAGAAACTCTTCCTTTAATTTGGATGTCGAGGAGCAGAATCTTTTCGATTGG GCTTACAAGATGTACAAGAAAGGAAAATGCTTAGAAATTGTAGATACTACATTAGTATCTACAGCTATAACCGAGCAAGTAGCTATGTGTATTCAACTAGCTCTTCTATGCATCCAAGGAGATCCACAACTTCGTCCAACAATGAGACGCGTTGTGGTGATGCTTTCAAGGAAATCACCACATACCCACATGGAAGAACCAACAAGACCAGGTATACCAGGTAGCAGATATAGAAGACCTCCGAGAAACTCTGGTTTATCTTCCACAATTGGTAGTACCTCTGGTGGTGTTTCGTATTCTCAGTCTTCTGATTCAAGTAAAAACG GTAGGAGTAGTACTAGCACGCTTTCAAGAACTGTCACTGGTACAAGTTCAGCTACTGCTGAGTTAGATACAAGAGGGAAACGTCCAATGAAGGATTAG
- the LOC131602949 gene encoding cysteine-rich receptor-like protein kinase 43 isoform X1 — translation MSSSHHSRRDKSHTFLHSFLKHFKFGSTTEENNEAEIQRMASREQKIFSYETLVSATKNFSAKLGEGGFGPVYKGKLSDGREIAVKKLSQTSNQGKKEFMNEAKLLARVQHRNVVDLLGYCVHGTEKLLVYEYLPHESLDKFLFKPDKREQLDWQRRFGIITGVAKGLLYLHEDAHQCIIHRDIKASNVLLADKWTPKIADFGMARLFPEDQSQVNTRVAGTNGYMAPEYMMHGRLSVKADVFSYGVLVLELITGQRNSSFNLDVEEQNLFDWAYKMYKKGKCLEIVDTTLVSTAITEQVAMCIQLALLCIQGDPQLRPTMRRVVVMLSRKSPHTHMEEPTRPGIPGSRYRRPPRNSGLSSTIGSTSGGVSYSQSSDSSKNGTPSGLIYKQKFSRKSDLKYKQMSTNRGALNASIPKLPLH, via the exons ATGAGCAGCAGCCACCACAGCCGTAGGGACAAATCCCATACCTTTCTTCACAGttttctcaaacacttcaaattCGGTTCCACTACAG AAGAAAACAATGAAGCTGAGATACAAAGAATGGCTTCACGAGAACAGAAGATATTTTCATATGAAACCCTTGTTTCTGCCACCAAAAATTTTAGTGCTAAGTTAGGTGAAGGAGGTTTTGGACCTGTCTACAAG GGGAAATTGAGTGATGGTAGAGAAATTGCTGTGAAGAAATTATCACAGACATCAAATCAAGGGAAGAAGGAGTTCATGAATGAGGCAAAGTTGTTAGCTCGTGTGCAACATAGGAATGTGGTGGATTTGTTGGGTTATTGTGTTCATGGCACAGAGAAGCTACTTGTTTATGAGTATCTTCCTCATGAAAGCCTTGACAAGTTTCTATTCA AACCTGATAAGAGAGAGCAGCTTGATTGGCAACGTAGGTTTGGAATAATCACTGGCGTGGCAAAGGGATTACTCTATCTCCACGAAGATGCGCACCAATGCATAATTCACCGTGACATCAAGGCCAGTAACGTATTGCTTGCTGACAAATGGACGCCCAAGATTGCTGATTTTGGTATGGCACGTCTCTTCCCCGAAGATCAAAGTCAAGTCAATACACGTGTGGCTGGAACAAA TGGATATATGGCGCCGGAATATATGATGCACGGAAGACTCTCCGTCAAGGCGGACGTGTTTAGCTATGGAGTTTTGGTATTAGAGTTGATCACTGGCCAAAGAAACTCTTCCTTTAATTTGGATGTCGAGGAGCAGAATCTTTTCGATTGG GCTTACAAGATGTACAAGAAAGGAAAATGCTTAGAAATTGTAGATACTACATTAGTATCTACAGCTATAACCGAGCAAGTAGCTATGTGTATTCAACTAGCTCTTCTATGCATCCAAGGAGATCCACAACTTCGTCCAACAATGAGACGCGTTGTGGTGATGCTTTCAAGGAAATCACCACATACCCACATGGAAGAACCAACAAGACCAGGTATACCAGGTAGCAGATATAGAAGACCTCCGAGAAACTCTGGTTTATCTTCCACAATTGGTAGTACCTCTGGTGGTGTTTCGTATTCTCAGTCTTCTGATTCAAGTAAAAACGGTACTCCCTCCggtcttatttataagcaaaagtTTTCAAGAAAATCTGACCTTAAGTATAAGCAAATGTCAACAAATCGAGGTGCATTAAATGCATCTATTCCAAAATTACCCttgcattaa